One segment of Hypanus sabinus isolate sHypSab1 unplaced genomic scaffold, sHypSab1.hap1 scaffold_1450, whole genome shotgun sequence DNA contains the following:
- the LOC132386979 gene encoding zinc finger protein 229-like, with the protein MAHQRVYTGERPFTCSVCGKGFTQSSDLMDHQRVHTGERPFTCWDCRKGFTCSSKLNVHQRVHTGERPFTCSDCGKGFTRSSDLLTHQSVHTGEWLFTCSDCGKGFTRSSDLLAHQSVHSGERPFTCSDCGKRFSHSSTLQRHKRLHTGERPFTCSDCGKGFSRSPDLLAHQSVHTGEWPFTCLDCGKGFTRSSKLKEHQRVHTGDRPFTCSDCGKGFTRSSKLKEHQRVHNGERPFTCSECGKGFIQSSHLLVHQLVHTGEQPFTCSDCGKGFTCPSKLKVHQRGHTGERPFTCTECGKGFTQSSHLQVHRSVHTGERPFTCSDCGKGFKSSSHLKVHQRLHTGERPFTCSDCGKGFIQSFHLQTHQSVHTGESPFTCSDCGKGFTFPSQVKVHQQIHTGERPFTCSDCGKGFTQSSHLQRHQRVHTGERPFTCSDCGKGFTQSSHLQRHQRVHTG; encoded by the coding sequence atggctcaccagcgagtttacactggggagaggccattcacctgttcagtctgtgggaagggattcactcagtcatctgacctaatggatcaccagcgagttcacactggggagaggccgttcacctgttggGACTGTcgtaagggattcacttgctcatctaaactgaatgttcaccagcgagttcacactggggagaggccattcacctgctcagactgtggtaagggattcactcggtcatccgacctactcacacaccagtcagttcacactggggagtggctgttcacctgctccgactgtgggaagggattcactaggtCATCCGACctgctggcacaccagtcagttcacagtggggagaggccattcacctgctcagactgtgggaaaagattcagtcATTCATCCACCTTACAGAGACATAAGCgacttcacactggagagaggccattcacctgctcagactgtgggaagggattcagtcggtcacCCGACCTGCTGgcgcaccagtcagttcacactggggagtggccattcacctgcttagactgtgggaaaggattcactcggtcatctaaactgaaggaacatcagagagttcacactggagacaggccgttcacctgctcagactgtgggaagggattcactcggtcatctaagctgaaggaacatcagagagttcacaatggggagaggccgttcacatgctcagagtgtgggaagggattcattcagtcatcccacctactggtacaccagttagttcacactggggagcagccgttcacctgctcagactgtgggaagggattcacttgcccATCTAAACTGAAAGTACATCAAcgaggtcacactggggagaggccattcacctgcacagagtgtgggaaaggattcactcagtcatcacaTCTACAAGTACAtaggtcagttcacactggggagaggccattcacctgctcagactgtgggaagggattcaaatcgtcatctcatctgaaggtacatcagcgacttcatactggggagaggccattcacctgttcagactgtgggaaaggattcatacAGTCATTCCACCTAcaaacacaccagtcagttcacactggggagagtccattcacctgctcagactgtgggaaaggattcacttttcCATCTCaagtgaaggtacatcagcaaattcacactggggagaggccattcacctgctcagactgtgggaaaggattcactcagtcatctcatctacagagacatcagcgagttcacactggggagaggccattcacctgctcagactgtgggaaaggattcactcagtcatctcatctacagagacaccagcgagttcacactgggtag